Part of the Lolium rigidum isolate FL_2022 chromosome 6, APGP_CSIRO_Lrig_0.1, whole genome shotgun sequence genome, GTTAATATTAGCAAACTTTCTATTTAATTCATTTAACGCACTAGCAGCTTATGGTACAGCATATTAATAATTCAGGAACTCCCCATGCACGCTATTGCATACGAACTAAAAATATCTGTGTTAGCTACTCAATTGAAAATTGGAGGCTTCAACGAATAAATGTTTAACATACTCCTTCTGATTCAAATtgattgactcaactttgtcaagatacggatgtatctagagtaGTTTTTACATGGAGGATATCTGATTAATGATTTTTATATAAAAAAGGATTAATAAAGCCAAATATCCCTAATTCAGAACGTCAACAGAACTTATTACCTGGTAAGAATACTGAGTGTGCAAATCGATCGATGATAGAAAGCATGTTTGTGAAGGGTGAGTCTGGAAAAGACAAAAAAGAATTTCAGAAATAGAGAAATTGCGGTGATCGCTGCATCCTAGAACTGATAAAGCATGTACTAATTAAGACTATTTGCATCGCACATTAAGTAAAAAAATAATGTTCCGTCTAGAGACATGATGCTATGTTCAGTGTGTGTACTCAAAgataaaggaaaataaaaggtGTCAATCTTTATGCCATTCTTACAATAGTTATATATTGGATGCAACAAAGGCCACAATCGTGGTATATCATTAAGTAGTGAAAATAACAAGGACAGTGTTAATTAAGCGGGTGAATGCAATGGCATGTTTGAGGCTGCATTCAAGTATTTAGTAACAGCAATAGTTCAATGCAATCATTCTGAATATCATCATCTTCAGAGATCTATGCTATTTACCTTATGTGATAATAAAATCTATTCTGTTATAAGTTTGTAAAGAATAATGCAAAACACTACTTTTAAGTCAGAGGACAAGCAAGTGAAACTACACAACCTAAATCATCATACTATCTTCGGTGGCCATGTGAGGCAGGTTACTGGTATGTGTTTGTTCATTCGAAAGTATGAACCAGTAATTGAATTCGATAAAGTACAGAAATATTTCCAGTAATTAAATTCGATAAAGTACAGAAATATTTGAATATATACATGTATCCAGCCTGCAGGGTAAAGTGACTGCTCTGATAGTATAGCATGTATCTCCTCCTCATTAGAAGCTTGGCACTGCAAAGAAACAGGCACATCATCAGCATGTCAAACTAAGACAAATGGAAACAATATATATTAAAACGAACGGCGATAAAGTAGGTTAATAAACAAATTATTTTCTCAAACCATTCAGTTACTGACATACTGAGTGAGCAGTTGCTTCTTGCTTTGGAATGACCAGCGTTGTCACATAGTAAGCTCCATCCCTCTACAAACGAACGTAAAATAATTCAAGATCCAAATCTGGACATAGCATGATTATGAGCGGCACAATCGTAAATTATTCTCGCAACCGCACGTACAAATGAAGCACCGAGAATTCCGCAGGTCTCTAGATTATTGCTCGTGTTCTCCTTTGCCAGTTCCATGAATTCatctgtcaatctcaccgactgaaAAATACAGAGAATACAgttgttttaacaaaaacttCAATGTCTTCAGATGCCCCTAGAAAGAGCACATATTCAGGGATCAAACAAAACGTACTATTTGCATGTCACGCAAATTGCTAGATGCAGAAGACTGCCCGACCGAAGGCCTTGACTGCTCATCCACATACTCAGTTTCATGACTAAAAGGAGCACTGCCAAAGCTCGAAAGGTCCTCTATCCAAGAAACTATAGGCGATGGGTAGTGATGCTTCACGGCGCAGGAACCACCGACATCGTGATCTATCGTTGTTGGGTGAATAACCTGGCAGTGGGTGATCTTCTGAACATCGGCAGTACCTAGATACATCGTTGTACCTCCTGCCGAATGTGTCCCACATT contains:
- the LOC124667295 gene encoding AMSH-like ubiquitin thioesterase 2, with the protein product MYLGTADVQKITHCQVIHPTTIDHDVGGSCAVKHHYPSPIVSWIEDLSSFGSAPFSHETEYVDEQSRPSVGQSSASSNLRDMQISVRLTDEFMELAKENTSNNLETCGILGASFRDGAYYVTTLVIPKQEATAHSCQASNEEEIHAILSEQSLYPAGWIHTHPSQTCFLSSIDLHTQYSYQVMLPEAVAIVAAPTDPTRSYGIFRLTDPGGMDVLRECSESGFHTHRETADGGPIYETCSRVHFNPNLRFEIVDLRSGA